CGCCCGCAGCGGCCATCCCCACACCAAACTGTTTCGTGAGGAATGTGAATGCCCGGTTCTCTTCTGGCTTGATCTGAGCAACTCGATGTTCTTCGCCACCCGCCGTGCCTACAAGGCGGTGCTGGCCGCCGAAACCACCGCCCTGCTCGCCTGGCACGCGCTCCACAGTGGCGACCGCCTTGGCGGAGTGATCTTCACCCCCGCAGCAAGCCGCATCCTGCGTCCGGCGCGTGGCAAGGTAGCCGTCACCGGGCTGATCGGCGAAATCTGTCGGCACCCGGCCTGGGCTGGTACGGCAAAAGTACCGGCAAACGGTACGGTGCGTGACCACTTTGCGCCGTTAACCCGCCTGGTCAAACCGGGGGGCCGCCTCTTTATCCTCAGTGATTTTCGCACCCTCAGCGAAGATGATCTCCAGTTGCTGCGTCGGCTGGCAGTACATTCGGAACTGATCCTGGCACACATTTTCGACCCGATCGAACAGGAACTGCCACCACCGGGGCACTATCTGCTGCGTGATCGTGACTCGGTCTTCTGTCTCGACAGCACCCGTTCCGCCACCCGCGCGGCCTTTCGCGCGCG
This Desulfuromonadaceae bacterium DNA region includes the following protein-coding sequences:
- a CDS encoding DUF58 domain-containing protein, whose translation is MRPFGMRRPGGDRASLTDPTRVTVSQLIALRAAGEGLPLRSGPIRARQSGQYLSAFKGRGMEFDEVRPYQPGDDVRTIDWRVTARSGHPHTKLFREECECPVLFWLDLSNSMFFATRRAYKAVLAAETTALLAWHALHSGDRLGGVIFTPAASRILRPARGKVAVTGLIGEICRHPAWAGTAKVPANGTVRDHFAPLTRLVKPGGRLFILSDFRTLSEDDLQLLRRLAVHSELILAHIFDPIEQELPPPGHYLLRDRDSVFCLDSTRSATRAAFRARFDERQHTLEHFCRSHDALYLPLSTAVAPAESLHRLLRRGQR